In Bacillota bacterium, the following are encoded in one genomic region:
- the rplB gene encoding 50S ribosomal protein L2, translated as MSIKIYKPTSPGRRFVTGSTFEEITKKQPEKQLLRPLKKHGGRNNQGRITVRHQGGGHKRRFREVDFKRNKDGIPAKVAAIEYDPNRSARIALLYYVDGEKRYILAPVGLAVGDDVMSGPQADIKPGNALPLSHIPVGTTVHNVELVPGRGAKIVRSAGAAAQLLAREGRMATLRLPSGETRMVLAACKATVGQVGNVEHENTTVGKAGRSRWLGKRPSVRGVVMNPVDHPHGGGEGRAPVGRKVQMTPWGKPARGVKTRKKNKESDRLIIKRRK; from the coding sequence TTGTGACCGGGAGCACCTTCGAGGAGATCACAAAGAAGCAGCCGGAGAAGCAGCTGCTTAGGCCGCTGAAGAAACATGGTGGCCGCAACAACCAAGGCCGAATTACAGTGCGCCACCAGGGCGGCGGACACAAACGACGCTTTCGGGAAGTAGATTTCAAACGCAATAAAGATGGTATTCCGGCCAAAGTGGCCGCGATTGAATATGATCCCAACCGGTCAGCGCGTATAGCCCTGCTCTATTATGTCGACGGCGAGAAGCGCTATATTCTGGCTCCAGTGGGCCTGGCGGTGGGTGATGATGTGATGTCTGGCCCGCAGGCCGATATAAAACCGGGCAATGCTCTGCCGCTGAGCCATATTCCCGTGGGCACTACCGTGCATAACGTAGAGCTTGTTCCTGGGCGCGGAGCCAAAATTGTACGCTCGGCCGGAGCGGCAGCTCAGTTGCTGGCTCGTGAAGGCCGAATGGCTACACTCCGTCTGCCGTCAGGCGAGACGCGGATGGTGTTGGCGGCCTGCAAAGCCACTGTGGGTCAGGTTGGGAACGTGGAGCACGAAAACACCACCGTGGGCAAGGCCGGTCGGAGCCGGTGGCTGGGCAAACGACCGTCGGTACGCGGTGTTGTGATGAACCCGGTGGACCACCCGCATGGCGGCGGTGAAGGCCGCGCTCCTGTGGGTCGTAAGGTTCAGATGACTCCTTGGGGCAAACCGGCTCGAGGTGTCAAGACTAGGAAGAAGAACAAGGAATCGGATCGACTGATTATTAAGAGACGCAAGTAA